From Humisphaera borealis, the proteins below share one genomic window:
- a CDS encoding helix-turn-helix domain-containing protein has product MSNPLLNRIGDPTTPCLALRPREAAKALGVCERTLWQWTQDGDVPHVRRGKRIMYPTAALVRWLDEQTQATKAVDGAKPEGGANDAA; this is encoded by the coding sequence ATGAGTAATCCCCTTCTGAATCGTATCGGGGACCCGACCACGCCCTGCCTGGCGCTTCGCCCGCGTGAAGCGGCTAAGGCCTTGGGCGTCTGCGAGCGGACGCTGTGGCAGTGGACGCAGGACGGCGACGTGCCCCACGTTCGGCGGGGAAAGAGGATCATGTATCCCACGGCGGCACTGGTCCGTTGGTTGGATGAACAGACGCAGGCGACCAAAGCGGTGGACGGGGCAAAGCCCGAAGGGGGAGCCAATGACGCCGCTTGA
- a CDS encoding helix-turn-helix domain-containing protein, with protein MRNGNHQLLSLPALADALKLPKEWIKAEADAGRIPHLKVGDKYRFNRKKVVALLADRAARAAKEVDHE; from the coding sequence ATGAGAAATGGCAATCATCAATTGCTTTCGCTGCCGGCATTGGCCGACGCCTTGAAGCTTCCGAAAGAGTGGATCAAGGCCGAGGCCGACGCTGGCAGAATCCCCCACCTGAAAGTCGGCGACAAGTACCGCTTCAATCGGAAGAAGGTCGTCGCATTACTAGCCGATCGGGCGGCACGCGCCGCTAAGGAGGTGGATCATGAGTAA
- a CDS encoding BREX protein BrxB domain-containing protein codes for MGRIEDLASRYQSHISAPWQRNLAGAQRTIFVVHDKADERKLRAKLELFELHTRQAGCGWKLFDFTCTFARWMAAMDPGYRQAYFEVPSDLASKLQPENNEFAHYAAAELRKVLTADDVTADTVVAVHGVASLFGFTKASLVLEEVKHDIRGRLVLFFPGEFDNNNYRLLDARDGWSYLAVPITLHSGALEQ; via the coding sequence ATGGGACGGATTGAAGACTTGGCCAGCCGCTACCAAAGCCATATCTCCGCGCCTTGGCAGCGCAACCTTGCCGGCGCCCAGCGGACGATCTTCGTCGTCCACGACAAGGCCGACGAGCGGAAGCTCCGGGCAAAGCTAGAGCTTTTCGAGTTGCATACGCGCCAAGCCGGCTGCGGCTGGAAGCTGTTTGATTTCACCTGTACCTTTGCCCGCTGGATGGCCGCGATGGACCCCGGCTATCGACAGGCGTACTTCGAGGTGCCCAGCGACTTGGCATCGAAGCTCCAGCCCGAGAACAACGAGTTCGCGCATTACGCCGCGGCGGAGTTGCGAAAGGTGCTGACAGCGGACGACGTGACGGCCGACACTGTGGTTGCCGTGCATGGCGTGGCGTCGCTGTTTGGTTTCACAAAGGCATCCCTGGTGCTTGAAGAGGTCAAGCATGACATTCGCGGGCGGCTCGTCCTGTTCTTCCCCGGCGAGTTTGACAACAACAATTATCGTCTGCTCGACGCTCGAGACGGCTGGAGCTACTTGGCCGTCCCCATCACGTTGCATAGCGGAGCCCTTGAACAATGA